CAGGTTCAGGCCTTTAATCATGAATGCAGCCAGTTACCCACACTAAAAATCACAAACAGAGGTCTCGGGGCTAACTGCATGACCAGAAGTCTTTCAGGTATTACAAAATCAATGACAGCAACAATCAATTTTATTTGTTAGATCAAGTATGAAGCACTATAGCATGCATGGAATCTGAATCATCCATTTCCATGAAATATACTGGCTTTCAAAAAACCACATGTACTGGATCAGTCAGCaactatttcagaaaatacCTGCTTCCTTTCTTTGGTGTTCAGTTTtatacaactgaaaaaaagagacctTCCTTTAAAAGGTTTTTATACTGTTACATCTTGTTACATGGAACTTGTAGTGTAATCCTATGCAATGTAAATCATTGgatgcagaagggaaaacaaaggaaaaacaagctgtgagcaaagaaaaatatagtGGTAAGCAATCTGTATCTTACCTACAGATTGCAGGTATACTAGCTCTGCTAGCTAACTGCTTAGATTCATAGCAGGTTGACAGATTCATGCTAGACAggcacatttttccttttaaccacatttcttttcttattttgcacTCCGTCCCTATATGCCACAGCAAAATTATATTCTGagtctttctctctccctgtgaCATCTTCATTGCTGCTTCATTAACCAGTGCACCATCAGTGCATTTCATTACAGCTTGTCTCCTGGCTTACTGTGTTGATGCTAAGATGCAGCTACAAACTGGCTATCAAAATGGTAGCCTGTGTTTTAATCCTTCCTTCCATTCAAAAGAGGAGGAAGTAATCTCTCGCACAATCCTAAATAAAACCCATATTTTATCTATTACCCTTAGTGGCCCACCAACCTGAAATGCACTGGGGAGGTATAGTGTGGGATGTGAGAGATTTATTTACCTATTTGTTTCCTGTAAAAGGCTGGGGGCATACCTCCTTCTATGATCAGTGTACTAAGACAATTTAGACTGATTTTATATATGTGCCTTCAACTGACCTTGAAAAAGTACTGAAGTTAATGAAAGCATGCTTCAATTCCATGATTGTTAGGAAATGAAAAGGCCATGCTGTGATAGATATCCTCCGTGACATATACCTCCAGTTGTACCAGTAGGGAGGGGCCATGATTTAAATACTAGCTGGTTTCCAATGGGTTTCCTGGGTTGGGGATACACTCAATTCATTTTTAAGTGAAGAGAAAGATATAACTGCAAGTGTGATAGGAGCACATAAATCAGTGCCAGAACACAGAGGAATAAAACAGGCATAATAAAGCAGAATCTCCTATGTAGCCATGAAAAGTGAAATACGAAGCTCGATGGCCTCTTCAGAGCAGTCCAAATGTTACAAAATGTGGCAGTGTGTCTGGTGTGAATTTTTAGGGGGAATGGGACTAAGGGTGTTGGTCCCTTCCCATCCACCTGCTGCCCCCTGCCAATTCCAGCCCTTTCTGCTATGCTCTGTCAGAGCTTTCTACCAGTGCTGCATGTTAGACAGCTGCGAGGCTGCATCTGTTCTCTGTTTTCCACACAAttaaggcaaagagaaaaaaaataaataagacaaaTTGCTCTGGCACTAAATTAATGAAAATCTATGTCTGAAGTTTATGATTTTGTAGAACTTGGTGcaagattttgtcttttttaaaaatgtgattttgcaGGATTTTTGTATTATTCCTTTTAAATTGGTGGCCCTATTTTTCTAGTCAATACACAAATGGCTTTCTGTCTTGCACAGATCACTTTTTGGTTTGGGGAGGAAGATGTGAAAAAAGAATTGAAGTGAAGAAGGAGAAATGCATGTCATACTAGATACAGACAAGGCAAATCAGTAGCTAATCTGTAAGGGACTGTAAGAAAAGACTGTGACTCCTCTTGCATTAATTGAGGTACAGCACACAGTATGTACAGCTGTCGACACAAAACtcataaaaattttaattattctaCTATTTATATTGTAGTTGTGACTGAAGGTCACAGTTAAGAACACATACCAATGTGTACTCACAAAAGGAGTAGGGAAATTATATTACTATTACTAGATTTATAATGACACGACTCTGAGCATGGTCAGACTGGCACCACCAAGACAGCACCCTGACAGTGGGCTCTAggggcagaaaaataaatgaatggtGGAAGACTGATGGTGGAAGACAGTCACTTTGCAGAGTGAACATTCAAGCAACAGTACTTCACTCTGAGATGAGAAATGGCAGTGAAAGGCACATACAGACTGGAGGATGACGTGGCTATGTACCTTAGTTTTTGCAGTACTTCGTTACATACTCATCACTTACAGGGATCATAACAGAAGTAGCTTTCAGGCTGAAGAATAAAGTGAATGGCTGGGATTAAATCTGAAGGCCAGTGTAAAAGACTGGCAAAGGAGGATTAAGTAATACCTActtggaaagaagaggaaaatagacgtttctgttttgttttactgaataCAGAGAtacaatttaatttctcaaaaaaaaaaaattcctgtggTTTTGAAGTCTGATCATTTTCGTCTCAGGTGGGAatgatgggttttgttttacataTCTCAATatatcctttctttcttcttcccttctttccttttcaggttACCTGTGCAAATTTAACAAATGGAGGAAAGACAGAACTTCTAAAATCAGGAAGctccaaatccacactaaagCACATATGGACAGAAAGTAGCAAAGACTTGTCCATCAGCCGACTACTGTCACAGACTTTTCgtggaaaggaaaatgataCAGATTTGGACCTGCGATATGATGCCCCAGAAACTTATTCTGAGCAAGATCTCTGGGACTGGCTGAGGAACTCCACAGACCTGCAAGAGCCTCGGCCCAGAGCAAAGAGACGGCCCATCGTCAAGACTgggaaatttaagaaaatgtttggcTGGGGTGATTTTCATTCTAACATCAAGACTGTGAAGCTAAATCTGTTAATAACGGGGAAAATCGTTGACCATGGCAATGGGACGTTTAGTGTTTACTTCAGGCATAACTCCACTGGTCAAGGGAATGTATCTGTGAGCCTAGTGCCCCCTACAAAAATAGTGGAATTTGACTTGGCACAACAGACGGTGATTGATGCCAAAGATTCCAAGTCCTTTAACTGTCGAATTGAGTATGAAAAGGTTGACAAGGCTACCAAGAACACACTCTGCAACTATGACCCTTCAAAAACCTGTTATCAGGAGCAGACCCAGAGCCACGTGTCATGGCTCTGCTCCAAGCCCTTTAAAGTAATCTgtatttacatttccttttataGTACAGATTATAAACTAGTACAGAAGGTGTGTCCTGATTACAACTACCACAGTGACACACCCTACTTCCCATCAGGGTGAAGACCAACACATGTCTGAGACTGAAGCCTGGGGAATAAAAGAGGTCATATGACGGGGCTGTAACCTCAAGGAGGAAGGCCACATCTATTGCCTGGAATGTGTCTACCTGCTGCTACTGATGTCAAATGGCTGCAAATATGTTAGTGGAAAACAATCTAATGTAATTTTTGCCCAGTCAGCTCCATGTATCAATCTAGTTGTCAATCGCTATggatt
This sequence is a window from Pelecanus crispus isolate bPelCri1 chromosome 2, bPelCri1.pri, whole genome shotgun sequence. Protein-coding genes within it:
- the NXPH1 gene encoding neurexophilin-1, which gives rise to MQAVYWYAVLLLQPTLYLVTCANLTNGGKTELLKSGSSKSTLKHIWTESSKDLSISRLLSQTFRGKENDTDLDLRYDAPETYSEQDLWDWLRNSTDLQEPRPRAKRRPIVKTGKFKKMFGWGDFHSNIKTVKLNLLITGKIVDHGNGTFSVYFRHNSTGQGNVSVSLVPPTKIVEFDLAQQTVIDAKDSKSFNCRIEYEKVDKATKNTLCNYDPSKTCYQEQTQSHVSWLCSKPFKVICIYISFYSTDYKLVQKVCPDYNYHSDTPYFPSG